In a genomic window of Saccharothrix sp. HUAS TT1:
- the purU gene encoding formyltetrahydrofolate deformylase — protein sequence MPLPERRYVITFGCPDRTGIVARISSFLAEHGGWIVEAAYHTDPATNWFFTRQEVRADSLPFDVEELRSRFAEVARELGAHPGAWRVTDSGERRRVVILVSREGHCLYDLLGRVASRELDVDVSAVIGNHADLAGITRAHGIPFHHLPFPVNDPEGKSAAFAQLRQLVDAQRPHAVVLARFMQILPAELCADWAGRALNIHHSFLPSFIGARPYHQAHSRGVKLVGATCHYVTAELDQGPIVEQDVIRVDHTDSINDMVRKGRDIEKVVLARGLRWHLEDRVLVHGNQTVIF from the coding sequence GTGCCCCTGCCTGAACGACGCTACGTGATCACCTTCGGCTGCCCGGACCGGACCGGCATCGTGGCCAGGATCTCCTCGTTCCTGGCCGAGCACGGTGGCTGGATCGTGGAGGCGGCCTACCACACCGACCCGGCCACCAACTGGTTCTTCACCCGCCAGGAGGTGCGGGCCGACTCGCTGCCGTTCGACGTCGAGGAGCTGCGGTCGCGGTTCGCCGAGGTGGCCCGCGAGCTGGGCGCGCACCCCGGCGCGTGGCGGGTGACCGACTCCGGCGAGCGGCGGCGCGTGGTGATCCTGGTGTCCAGGGAGGGGCACTGCCTGTACGACCTGCTGGGCCGGGTGGCCTCGCGCGAGCTGGACGTGGACGTGTCGGCGGTGATCGGCAACCACGCCGACCTGGCCGGGATCACCAGGGCGCACGGCATCCCGTTCCACCACCTGCCGTTCCCGGTGAACGACCCGGAGGGCAAGTCGGCGGCGTTCGCGCAGCTGCGCCAGCTGGTCGACGCGCAGCGGCCGCACGCGGTGGTGCTGGCGCGGTTCATGCAGATCCTGCCCGCCGAGCTGTGCGCGGACTGGGCCGGGCGGGCGCTGAACATCCACCACAGCTTCCTGCCGTCGTTCATCGGGGCGCGGCCGTACCACCAGGCGCACAGCCGCGGCGTGAAGCTGGTCGGCGCGACCTGCCACTACGTCACCGCGGAACTCGACCAGGGCCCCATCGTGGAGCAGGACGTGATCCGGGTGGACCACACCGACTCGATCAACGACATGGTGCGCAAGGGTCGTGACATCGAGAAGGTGGTGCTGGCGCGCGGTCTGCGGTGGCACCTGGAGGACCGGGTCCTCGTGCACGGGAACCAGACCGTCATCTTCTGA
- a CDS encoding TipAS antibiotic-recognition domain-containing protein, whose amino-acid sequence MAWSIAQVARMSGVTSRTLRHYDAIGLLAPAWIGGNGYRHYEREQLLRLQRILLLRELGLGLDTVAEVLDGRHREVDVLRNHARWLAAEQERLATLARTVSRTIEELEGGDHVKMEELFEGFDADRQARYEAELVERYGEGARERIDEGKRRMRGWTKADADGFLAEWQAVVRAYADVFRAGVAADSPQALEVTDRHHTWLTRSWTPDRESYTGLGELYADSPEFRVQLEEHAEGLAEYVRDAIAAYALARL is encoded by the coding sequence ATGGCCTGGTCGATCGCGCAGGTCGCGCGGATGTCGGGGGTGACGTCGCGGACGCTGCGGCACTACGACGCCATCGGCCTGCTCGCACCGGCGTGGATCGGCGGCAACGGCTACCGGCACTACGAGCGCGAGCAGCTGCTGCGGCTCCAGCGCATCCTGCTGCTGCGCGAGCTGGGGCTCGGCCTGGACACCGTCGCCGAGGTCCTGGACGGCCGGCACCGGGAGGTCGACGTGCTGCGCAACCACGCGCGGTGGCTGGCCGCCGAGCAGGAGCGGCTGGCGACGCTGGCCCGGACCGTCTCCCGCACGATCGAGGAGCTGGAAGGAGGTGATCACGTGAAGATGGAAGAGCTGTTCGAGGGCTTCGACGCCGACCGCCAGGCCCGCTACGAGGCGGAACTGGTGGAGCGCTACGGCGAGGGGGCGCGGGAGCGCATCGACGAGGGCAAGCGCCGGATGCGGGGCTGGACCAAGGCCGACGCCGACGGGTTCCTCGCCGAGTGGCAGGCGGTCGTCCGGGCTTACGCCGACGTGTTCCGCGCCGGTGTCGCGGCCGACTCGCCGCAGGCGCTGGAGGTGACCGACCGGCACCACACCTGGCTGACCCGGAGCTGGACCCCCGACCGGGAGTCCTACACCGGCCTGGGTGAGCTGTACGCCGACTCGCCCGAGTTCCGCGTCCAGTTGGAGGAGCACGCCGAGGGCCTGGCCGAGTACGTCCGCGACGCCATCGCGGCCTACGCCCTGGCCCGCCTGTAG
- a CDS encoding UDP-N-acetylmuramate dehydrogenase, producing MSRRLPFSVVTTPPSSARVPLAECTTLRLGGPATRFARAATAAELVETVRALDAAGEPLLLLGGGSNLVVSDTGFAGTVVQVGTAGRRLDPLGDGLVQLTVEAGEDWDSVVAEAVAQGLGGLECLSGIPGLVGATPVQNVGAYGVEVAQVLTSVDLLDRRTGRVHQVPAEGLGLAYRTSVLKGTDQAVVLRARFALTAGGQSAPIRYGELARVLGVAPGDRVPADAARKAVLELRRGKGMVLDAADHDTWSAGSFFTNPLLDDSTLAGVLIRIAERLGSHVDVPTYPAGAGFAKLSAAWLIERAGFQRGYRGAGGRVALSGKHTLALTNRGGASTEDLLDLAREVRDGVRTAFGVELRPEPVLVGCEL from the coding sequence ATGTCGCGGAGGCTACCGTTCTCTGTCGTGACCACCCCGCCCTCCAGTGCCCGTGTGCCGCTGGCCGAGTGCACCACGCTGCGGCTCGGTGGCCCTGCGACGAGGTTCGCGCGCGCCGCCACAGCCGCCGAGCTGGTCGAGACCGTGCGCGCGTTGGACGCGGCCGGCGAACCGCTGCTGCTGCTCGGCGGCGGGTCGAACCTCGTGGTCTCCGACACCGGGTTCGCCGGCACCGTGGTGCAGGTCGGCACGGCGGGCCGGCGGCTGGACCCGCTGGGCGACGGCCTGGTGCAGCTCACCGTCGAGGCGGGCGAGGACTGGGACTCGGTGGTGGCCGAGGCCGTGGCGCAGGGGCTGGGCGGGCTGGAGTGCCTGTCCGGCATCCCCGGGCTGGTCGGGGCGACGCCGGTGCAGAACGTCGGCGCGTACGGCGTCGAGGTCGCGCAGGTGCTGACGTCGGTGGACCTGCTCGACCGGCGGACCGGCCGGGTGCACCAGGTGCCCGCGGAGGGGCTGGGGCTGGCGTACCGCACGAGCGTGCTGAAGGGCACGGACCAGGCGGTGGTGCTGCGGGCGCGGTTCGCGCTGACGGCGGGCGGCCAGTCGGCGCCCATCCGGTACGGCGAGCTGGCCAGGGTGCTCGGCGTCGCGCCGGGCGACCGGGTGCCCGCCGACGCGGCCCGCAAGGCGGTGCTGGAGCTGCGGCGCGGCAAGGGCATGGTGCTGGACGCGGCCGACCACGACACGTGGAGCGCGGGCTCGTTCTTCACCAACCCGCTGCTGGACGACTCCACGCTGGCCGGTGTGCTGATCCGGATCGCCGAGCGGCTGGGGTCGCACGTGGACGTGCCGACCTACCCGGCGGGGGCCGGGTTCGCGAAGCTGTCGGCGGCCTGGCTGATCGAGCGGGCCGGGTTCCAGCGCGGGTACCGGGGCGCCGGCGGTCGAGTGGCGTTGTCGGGCAAGCACACGCTGGCGCTGACCAACCGCGGCGGGGCCTCCACGGAGGACCTGTTGGACCTGGCGCGCGAGGTGCGCGACGGGGTGCGGACGGCGTTCGGGGTGGAGCTGCGGCCGGAACCCGTGCTGGTGGGCTGCGAGCTCTGA
- a CDS encoding class I SAM-dependent methyltransferase, whose translation MARTPRLAAGRARALGLPTRGTTNPNRLRRVDRWVAHTHRDLLDRPEPLVVDLGYGSSPVTTVELAARLRAVNPDVRVLGLELDADRVAAGKEVADPPRLDFRRGGFELAGARPVLLRAFNVLRQYTEEQAAEAWGAMVGRLAPGGVLVEGTCDEIGRRCCWVALTADGPRTFTLSCLPADLETPGDLAERLPKALIHHNVPGEKVHALLSELDACWATSAPFAPYGPRARWVRAVELLAERGWPVLDDRKRWRLGEVTLPWDVVGP comes from the coding sequence ATGGCTCGCACGCCACGCCTAGCCGCGGGTCGGGCCCGCGCGCTCGGCCTGCCCACCAGGGGCACCACGAACCCGAACCGCCTGCGCCGGGTGGACCGGTGGGTCGCGCACACCCACCGCGACCTGCTCGACCGGCCCGAGCCGCTGGTGGTCGACCTCGGCTACGGCTCGTCCCCGGTCACCACCGTGGAGCTGGCCGCACGGCTGCGCGCGGTCAACCCGGACGTCCGCGTGCTCGGCCTGGAGCTGGACGCGGACCGGGTCGCCGCGGGCAAGGAGGTCGCCGACCCGCCGCGGCTGGACTTCCGGCGCGGCGGGTTCGAGCTGGCCGGGGCCCGCCCGGTGCTGCTGCGCGCGTTCAACGTGCTGCGCCAGTACACCGAGGAGCAGGCCGCCGAGGCGTGGGGCGCCATGGTCGGCCGGCTCGCGCCGGGCGGTGTGCTGGTGGAGGGCACGTGCGACGAGATCGGCCGCCGCTGCTGCTGGGTCGCGCTGACCGCCGACGGGCCGCGGACGTTCACCCTGTCCTGCCTGCCCGCCGACCTGGAGACCCCGGGCGACCTGGCCGAACGGCTGCCGAAGGCGTTGATCCACCACAACGTGCCCGGCGAGAAGGTGCACGCGCTGCTGAGCGAGCTGGACGCGTGCTGGGCGACGTCCGCGCCGTTCGCGCCCTACGGCCCGCGGGCCCGCTGGGTGCGGGCCGTGGAGCTGCTGGCCGAGCGCGGCTGGCCGGTGCTGGACGACCGGAAGCGGTGGCGGCTCGGCGAGGTGACCCTGCCCTGGGACGTCGTCGGTCCCTAG
- a CDS encoding YbaK/EbsC family protein, whose protein sequence is MVGVWTIAGTLNPVPALDRLDLVAEPVAAALRSSPDGARFAVAEIDPALADTAEFCAHYGSPLEASANCVVVAGKRGDVVRYAACLVLATTRADVNGVVRRRLDSRKASFAPMDDAVALSGMEYGGITPVGLPEDWPVLLSPEVATAPELVIGSGVRGSKLLVPGEVLAKLPGAEVVEGLALAR, encoded by the coding sequence ATGGTCGGCGTGTGGACCATCGCAGGAACGCTGAACCCCGTGCCCGCGCTCGACCGGCTGGACCTGGTGGCGGAACCGGTCGCCGCCGCGCTCCGGTCGTCCCCGGACGGCGCGCGGTTCGCGGTGGCGGAGATCGACCCCGCGCTGGCGGACACGGCCGAGTTCTGCGCGCACTACGGCTCGCCGCTGGAGGCGTCGGCGAACTGCGTCGTGGTCGCGGGCAAGCGCGGTGACGTGGTCCGCTACGCCGCGTGCCTGGTGCTGGCGACCACGCGGGCGGACGTGAACGGCGTGGTGCGGCGGCGGCTGGACTCGCGCAAGGCGTCGTTCGCGCCGATGGACGACGCGGTGGCGCTCAGCGGCATGGAGTACGGCGGCATCACGCCCGTCGGCCTGCCCGAGGACTGGCCCGTGCTGCTGTCGCCCGAGGTCGCGACCGCGCCGGAACTGGTGATCGGCAGCGGCGTCCGGGGCAGCAAGCTGCTGGTGCCCGGCGAGGTGCTGGCGAAGCTGCCCGGCGCCGAGGTCGTGGAGGGCCTGGCCCTGGCCCGCTAG
- a CDS encoding alpha/beta fold hydrolase codes for MVTHRGFGSGAPVTLVGHGLGATPGEARLPTSGLPGTRVVVTLPSHGDAPDAPEGYWNYRRIAADLRAVARETGATRAIGVSLTAGALLALLADEPDAFDRVALLLPAVLDEPRRVLDREEAITAVGGPPDYRAERRRAFARLDGALAELPGQVAVPDRAALARVTAPVLVIGATRDPLHPEDVAKQVAAAFPNGRLELVPSWATHRGDVRGWLSDFLRG; via the coding sequence GTGGTGACGCACCGGGGCTTCGGCTCCGGCGCACCCGTCACGCTCGTCGGCCACGGCCTGGGCGCGACACCCGGTGAGGCACGGCTGCCCACGTCCGGCCTGCCGGGCACGCGGGTCGTGGTCACCCTCCCCTCGCACGGCGACGCCCCGGACGCGCCCGAGGGCTACTGGAACTACCGGCGGATCGCCGCCGACCTGCGCGCCGTCGCCCGCGAGACCGGCGCGACCCGGGCGATCGGCGTGTCGCTGACCGCGGGCGCGCTGCTCGCCCTGCTGGCCGACGAACCCGACGCGTTCGACCGCGTCGCCCTGCTGCTGCCCGCCGTGCTGGACGAGCCGCGGCGGGTGCTCGACCGCGAAGAGGCGATCACCGCCGTCGGCGGCCCGCCCGACTACCGGGCCGAACGGCGGCGCGCGTTCGCCCGCCTCGACGGCGCGCTGGCCGAGCTGCCCGGCCAGGTCGCGGTGCCCGACCGCGCGGCACTGGCCCGCGTCACCGCGCCGGTGCTGGTGATCGGCGCGACCCGGGACCCGCTGCACCCCGAGGACGTGGCCAAGCAGGTGGCGGCGGCCTTCCCGAACGGCAGGCTGGAGCTGGTCCCGTCGTGGGCGACCCACCGCGGTGACGTGCGCGGGTGGTTGTCCGACTTCCTGCGCGGGTAG
- a CDS encoding helix-turn-helix domain-containing protein: MDKSIDEAVADLGRDIGDYIRRQRNTAKISLRQLSKLAGVSNPYLSQIERGLRKPSAEVLQQIAKGLRISAEALYVEAGILEQREGGALADAIVTAPDLTERQKQVLLDVYESFRRENTTAAGRAGNQTTHHTEPEE, translated from the coding sequence TTGGACAAGTCCATCGACGAGGCGGTGGCCGACCTCGGCCGCGACATCGGCGACTACATCCGCAGGCAGCGCAACACGGCGAAGATCTCGCTGCGCCAGCTCTCCAAGCTGGCCGGGGTCTCCAACCCGTACCTGAGCCAGATCGAGCGCGGGCTGCGCAAGCCGAGCGCCGAGGTGCTGCAGCAGATCGCCAAGGGCCTGCGCATCTCGGCCGAGGCGCTGTACGTCGAGGCCGGGATCCTGGAGCAGCGCGAGGGCGGCGCCCTCGCCGACGCCATCGTCACCGCACCCGACCTGACCGAGCGGCAGAAGCAGGTGCTGCTCGACGTCTACGAGTCCTTCCGGCGGGAGAACACGACCGCCGCCGGCCGAGCCGGCAACCAGACCACCCACCACACCGAGCCGGAGGAGTGA
- a CDS encoding DUF2505 domain-containing protein: MARRIEHRTTSRRPARDVYAALVDETYLRDRLAVLGGADPELITFTSTGGTTSYQLKQGVSAEHLPPFARGVLGGDLVITRTETWTEAGLTGTIEGLLKGVPGRLEGTITLSDTPTGSELLLVGQTKVGIPLVGGKVESLIAEQVALLLDKETEFTSEWLARHA, encoded by the coding sequence ATGGCACGCCGCATCGAGCACCGAACCACGTCCCGCCGGCCCGCGCGGGACGTGTACGCAGCGCTGGTGGACGAGACCTACCTGCGGGACCGGTTGGCCGTGCTGGGCGGCGCGGACCCCGAGCTGATCACCTTCACCTCGACCGGCGGCACCACGTCCTACCAGCTCAAGCAGGGTGTGTCCGCCGAGCACCTGCCGCCGTTCGCGCGCGGTGTGCTGGGCGGTGACCTGGTCATCACGCGCACCGAGACGTGGACCGAGGCGGGTCTGACCGGCACCATCGAGGGCCTGCTCAAGGGCGTGCCGGGCCGCTTGGAGGGCACGATCACGCTCAGCGACACCCCGACCGGCAGCGAGTTGCTGCTCGTCGGCCAGACCAAGGTGGGCATCCCGCTGGTCGGCGGCAAGGTCGAGTCGTTGATCGCCGAGCAGGTGGCCCTGCTGCTGGACAAGGAAACCGAGTTCACCTCCGAATGGCTCGCACGCCACGCCTAG
- a CDS encoding type 1 glutamine amidotransferase domain-containing protein, with amino-acid sequence MAEQKKIAFLVDTEGIEQVELTEPWQHVEKAGALPRLLAPKLGQVQAFEHLTPADKFDVDVPFAHADPMDYDGIVIPGGVANSDFLRMDRDAVRFVQQHVAAGKPVAAICHGPWLLVEADVVRGKMLTSFPSLATDIRNAGGDWADQEVRVCDMAGWTLVTSRNPDDLPAFNREALKAFGLQEL; translated from the coding sequence ATGGCCGAACAGAAGAAGATCGCATTCCTGGTCGACACGGAGGGCATCGAGCAGGTCGAGCTGACCGAGCCCTGGCAGCACGTGGAGAAGGCCGGTGCGCTGCCCAGGCTGCTCGCGCCCAAGCTCGGGCAGGTGCAGGCGTTCGAGCACCTGACCCCGGCCGACAAGTTCGACGTCGACGTGCCGTTCGCGCACGCGGACCCGATGGACTACGACGGCATCGTCATCCCCGGCGGGGTGGCGAACTCCGACTTCCTGCGGATGGACCGCGACGCCGTGCGGTTCGTCCAGCAGCACGTGGCCGCGGGCAAGCCGGTCGCGGCGATCTGCCACGGGCCGTGGCTGCTGGTCGAGGCCGACGTGGTGCGCGGGAAGATGCTGACCTCGTTCCCGAGCCTGGCCACCGACATCCGCAACGCGGGCGGCGACTGGGCGGACCAGGAGGTCCGGGTCTGCGACATGGCCGGGTGGACCCTGGTCACCAGCCGCAACCCCGACGACCTGCCCGCGTTCAACCGCGAGGCGCTGAAGGCGTTCGGGCTGCAGGAACTCTGA
- the tgmC gene encoding ATP-grasp peptide maturase system methyltransferase, with amino-acid sequence MDDPADLRSRLTESLLTAGVLRDPRWAEAFRQVPRHAFLPGFFVQRPDGDWRPITAAHPDHLALAYRDDVCVTQLGGDDRAWQQALATGAASGVPTSSSSMPTIMAIMLEALAVAPGHRVLEVGTGTGYNAALLCHVLGDRLVTSIDVDPGVLARARDRLAAAGYHPTCVAGDGERGHPPRAPYDRVLGTCAVSRVPVAWLEQTAPGGVVVTTFNRAIGAGLVRLTVRDGVATGRVLPEDGRFMPLRAHRQAWADRALAAALTAEAGTSRTTLLSSRAVLDPAGPFEFFAGLALAEVAVAADPIRLAHPDGSWVRHRGAVVDQGGPRPLWDLAEAAHRRWRALGRPRRHQFSFTATPTGQHFALDGTDLTWPLP; translated from the coding sequence GTGGACGACCCCGCGGACCTGCGCAGCCGGCTGACCGAGTCGCTGCTGACCGCGGGCGTGCTGCGCGACCCGCGGTGGGCCGAGGCGTTTCGCCAGGTCCCGCGGCACGCGTTCCTGCCGGGGTTCTTCGTCCAGCGGCCCGACGGCGACTGGCGGCCGATCACCGCCGCGCACCCGGACCACCTCGCGCTGGCGTACCGCGACGACGTCTGCGTGACCCAGCTCGGCGGTGACGACCGGGCGTGGCAGCAAGCGCTCGCCACCGGTGCCGCGTCCGGGGTACCCACCAGCTCGTCGAGCATGCCGACGATCATGGCGATCATGCTGGAGGCCCTGGCCGTCGCGCCGGGCCACCGGGTGCTGGAGGTCGGCACCGGCACCGGCTACAACGCCGCCCTGCTCTGCCACGTGCTCGGCGACCGGCTGGTGACCTCGATCGACGTCGACCCCGGCGTGCTGGCGCGGGCGCGGGACCGGCTGGCCGCCGCCGGGTACCACCCGACGTGCGTGGCCGGCGACGGTGAGCGGGGTCACCCGCCGCGCGCGCCTTACGACCGCGTCCTCGGCACGTGCGCCGTGTCGCGCGTGCCCGTCGCGTGGCTGGAGCAGACCGCGCCCGGCGGGGTGGTCGTGACGACGTTCAACCGGGCCATCGGCGCCGGCCTGGTGCGGTTGACCGTGCGGGACGGCGTGGCGACCGGGCGGGTGCTGCCGGAGGACGGCCGGTTCATGCCGCTGCGCGCGCACCGGCAGGCGTGGGCCGACCGGGCGCTGGCGGCGGCGCTGACCGCCGAGGCGGGGACGTCGCGCACGACGCTGCTGTCGTCACGGGCGGTGCTGGACCCGGCCGGCCCGTTCGAGTTCTTCGCCGGGCTGGCGCTGGCCGAGGTGGCGGTGGCGGCCGACCCGATCCGCCTGGCGCACCCGGACGGCTCGTGGGTGCGGCACCGCGGCGCGGTCGTGGACCAGGGCGGACCTCGCCCGCTCTGGGACCTCGCCGAAGCCGCCCACCGCCGGTGGCGCGCGCTGGGCCGGCCTCGGCGGCACCAGTTCTCCTTCACCGCCACGCCCACCGGGCAGCACTTCGCGCTGGACGGCACGGACCTGACGTGGCCGCTGCCGTGA
- a CDS encoding SDR family NAD(P)-dependent oxidoreductase — MNRPIAVVTGASAGIGEATARRLAAEGFHVVLGARRVDRLKVIADEIGGAAVELDVTSAPSVEAFLDAVPAARVLVNNAGGARGLATVAEADEEHWRWMWETNVLGTLRVTKGLLPKLIASGDGHVVSVTSVAAYEAYDNGSGYTSAKHAQSALHRTLRGELLGQPVRVTEVLPGMVETDFSLNRFDGDADRAAAVYQGVTPLTADDVADVIAFAVTRPSHVNLDQIVLKPRAQASATRVHRA, encoded by the coding sequence GTGAACCGTCCTATCGCAGTCGTGACCGGAGCCAGTGCGGGTATCGGTGAGGCCACCGCCCGCAGGCTCGCCGCCGAGGGCTTCCACGTGGTGCTGGGCGCCCGGCGGGTCGACCGCCTCAAGGTTATCGCGGATGAGATCGGGGGCGCCGCCGTCGAGCTCGACGTCACCTCGGCGCCGTCGGTCGAGGCGTTCCTGGACGCCGTCCCCGCCGCCCGGGTCCTGGTCAACAACGCCGGCGGCGCGCGCGGCCTGGCCACCGTCGCCGAGGCCGACGAGGAGCACTGGCGGTGGATGTGGGAGACGAACGTCCTGGGCACGCTGCGGGTCACCAAGGGCCTGCTGCCCAAGCTGATCGCCTCCGGTGACGGTCACGTCGTCTCCGTCACCTCGGTCGCCGCTTACGAGGCGTACGACAACGGTTCCGGCTACACGTCGGCCAAGCACGCACAGTCCGCGCTGCACCGGACGTTGCGCGGCGAACTGCTCGGGCAGCCGGTGCGCGTCACCGAGGTCCTGCCGGGCATGGTGGAGACCGACTTCTCGTTGAACCGCTTCGACGGCGACGCCGACCGTGCCGCCGCCGTCTACCAGGGCGTGACGCCGCTGACCGCGGACGACGTCGCGGACGTGATCGCGTTCGCGGTGACCAGGCCGTCGCACGTGAACCTGGACCAGATCGTGCTCAAGCCCCGCGCGCAGGCGTCGGCGACACGCGTGCACCGGGCGTGA
- a CDS encoding LOG family protein, with the protein MRTEYTDIHQVRAATDLRDAVLVGLDLSDEELRVPVDGALFLGCALSPVGQRRAAAAGALVFPAIPDLPYDVYRSRLYTPGELFAGFDPADPVTYADTPDALIYRHSRARGHNPDPLHALAERLHDHAITEALADALAERPVAVMGGHALGRDTDGYRRAVGLGAALGEAGFTVLTGGGPGVMEAVPLGVRIGVDEPTLKDLARAPGFGHDAESIGRWIAACPTDLPTHDRVRTIGIPTWFYGHEPPNPACELHAKYFANSVREEGLLTVATGGVIYTPGSAGTVQEVFQDYCQNHYGSVGPAAPMVFLGEDFWVNEVPAAPLVRTLARGREAERWILVTDDTDEAVGFLRGYAG; encoded by the coding sequence GTGCGCACGGAGTACACCGACATCCACCAGGTGCGAGCGGCGACGGACCTGCGGGACGCCGTGCTCGTCGGGCTCGACCTGAGCGACGAGGAGCTGCGCGTGCCGGTGGACGGCGCGCTGTTCCTCGGCTGCGCGCTCTCCCCCGTCGGCCAGCGGCGGGCGGCGGCGGCCGGGGCGCTGGTGTTCCCGGCGATCCCCGACCTGCCCTACGACGTGTACCGGTCGCGGCTGTACACGCCGGGCGAGCTGTTCGCCGGGTTCGACCCGGCCGACCCGGTCACCTACGCCGACACCCCGGACGCCCTGATCTACCGGCACAGCCGGGCGCGGGGCCACAACCCGGACCCGCTGCACGCCCTGGCCGAGCGGCTGCACGACCACGCGATCACCGAGGCGCTGGCGGACGCGCTGGCCGAGCGGCCGGTCGCGGTGATGGGCGGGCACGCGCTGGGCCGGGACACCGACGGCTACCGGCGGGCGGTGGGGCTGGGCGCGGCGCTCGGCGAGGCCGGGTTCACCGTGCTGACCGGCGGCGGGCCGGGCGTGATGGAGGCCGTGCCGCTGGGCGTGCGGATCGGCGTGGACGAGCCGACGCTGAAGGACCTGGCCAGGGCCCCGGGGTTCGGCCACGACGCGGAGTCCATCGGGCGCTGGATCGCCGCCTGCCCCACCGACCTGCCGACGCACGACCGGGTGCGCACGATCGGCATCCCGACCTGGTTCTACGGCCACGAGCCGCCGAACCCGGCGTGCGAGCTGCACGCCAAGTACTTCGCCAACTCGGTCCGCGAGGAGGGTCTGCTGACCGTCGCCACCGGCGGCGTCATCTACACGCCCGGCAGCGCGGGCACCGTCCAGGAGGTCTTCCAGGACTACTGCCAGAACCACTACGGCTCGGTCGGCCCGGCCGCGCCGATGGTGTTCCTGGGCGAGGACTTCTGGGTGAACGAGGTGCCGGCCGCTCCCCTGGTGCGCACGCTCGCCCGCGGTCGGGAGGCCGAGCGCTGGATCCTGGTCACCGACGACACCGACGAGGCGGTCGGCTTCCTGCGGGGCTACGCGGGGTGA
- a CDS encoding DUF2516 family protein, giving the protein MLSPFPPFSPLYLDAWVMFVAYYAALVMGVFAFAHALSQRADAYTAAERMTKPAWLGITGGGAFALLLFHPFSAGGIFWLAALVAVTVYVVDVRPRLIEVQRGPRW; this is encoded by the coding sequence GTGCTGTCCCCATTCCCGCCCTTCAGTCCGCTCTACCTGGACGCCTGGGTCATGTTCGTGGCGTACTACGCCGCGCTGGTCATGGGCGTGTTCGCGTTCGCGCACGCGCTCTCCCAGCGCGCGGACGCCTACACGGCGGCCGAGCGCATGACCAAGCCCGCGTGGCTCGGCATCACCGGCGGTGGCGCGTTCGCGCTGCTGCTGTTCCACCCGTTCTCCGCGGGCGGGATCTTCTGGCTCGCCGCACTGGTCGCGGTCACGGTGTACGTGGTCGACGTCCGGCCGCGGCTGATCGAGGTCCAGCGCGGCCCCAGGTGGTGA
- a CDS encoding maleylpyruvate isomerase family mycothiol-dependent enzyme, whose amino-acid sequence MDHADLVQQLRTHYAAARAAALAAGPDAQAPTCPGWAVRDLVDHLALTHSWASTALRTPPDGERPRPQDRPADWDELLDWWDKRFTELADALAGTTSNTPAWSFTGPKTHAFWARRQAHETAIHRLDAEHALHGPEVPSLLFDAGFAADGVDEYLDRMLPHVARREPVGRAGRVLFHAADAGRAWELRLTPGEPPEVGRPTGSATDADAIVAGTADALYRAVWGRPSGAITSGDRSLLDGLPRP is encoded by the coding sequence GTGGACCACGCGGATCTCGTGCAGCAGCTGAGGACCCACTACGCCGCGGCGCGCGCCGCCGCCCTGGCCGCCGGGCCGGACGCGCAGGCGCCGACCTGTCCGGGCTGGGCGGTGCGGGACCTGGTCGACCACCTGGCGCTCACGCACTCCTGGGCGTCGACCGCCTTGCGCACCCCGCCGGACGGCGAGCGGCCGCGACCGCAGGACCGGCCCGCCGACTGGGACGAACTGCTCGATTGGTGGGACAAGAGGTTCACCGAGCTGGCCGATGCGCTCGCCGGCACCACGTCGAACACGCCCGCGTGGTCGTTCACCGGCCCGAAGACCCACGCCTTCTGGGCCCGGCGGCAGGCGCACGAGACGGCGATCCACCGGCTGGACGCCGAGCACGCGCTGCACGGCCCGGAGGTGCCGTCGCTGCTGTTCGACGCCGGGTTCGCGGCCGACGGCGTCGACGAGTACCTGGACCGGATGCTGCCCCACGTCGCCCGGCGCGAGCCGGTCGGGCGGGCGGGCCGCGTGCTGTTCCACGCCGCCGACGCGGGCCGGGCGTGGGAGCTGCGGCTCACGCCGGGCGAGCCGCCGGAGGTCGGCCGCCCCACCGGCTCGGCCACCGATGCGGACGCGATCGTCGCGGGCACCGCGGACGCGCTGTACCGGGCGGTGTGGGGCCGGCCGAGCGGCGCCATCACATCGGGGGACAGGTCACTGCTGGACGGGCTGCCGCGACCGTAG